aagacaaaagctaaatgtgctgttacactgagaagaaaaacttgctgcagaaactaactataaaaagtcacatagcagagttaaagggtgggattaattagtatataccctatatatatatatatatatatatatatatatatatatgatccaaaaatatatagatatacatatatatgagataactaaaatcaatgttactaattagcataaacaTACTTAATTTGTTAACTATGCGATAAATAAGTATATTaccatacacctaacacttctgcacatgacatcttacataaaaaatcatagaataccctagaattttatcttctctagaTAGATATCCCTGCTGACTTCATTTTAGTACGTCATTTTTCGATATGTGCCCACAGATAGAGGCTGTCTGCTAACATATGTTATCCattctaagcaaaatttaatttcttcaaacagactccttgcatgtgcatttacaaatataatattactagtattttcataactttttctctattttgctcttagagaatacacttgacaaacaagttaataaattccagctgtcattgtaccatcattataatgaaatacaaagtagctccctctattacagaaatgaagagttttgttcaaacataaagccctggcctttttgtttttctttgtcttagattatgataactgctctgagacaagggaagataaactaaactggcttgaaattgttttttaaccaaagagaaatttaaatcactgcatacacattatttaatagtggttttgctgctccacacattcgtacaaaatttttacactagcataacctctaaaatacccaagagcttagcgtagtctccgacttgaaaacagTATACACCCCTTGTTGCTGTAGACAGcggtgaagttgtttggacagACCTTTGACATCAGGTGAGACcgcagtagatttgaattcggtggtgggttcagcactgttgtgtgttcttctggtcttgacgagtttccgcaagaaagaaaaaggataactgttagaaacaagaacagctgccagacgttttttctccttggagatGACAGAGGGCaacttctacaaattattagatgatttttgataaccttcaactaacctcttaaattacaaagtcagtgtatTGTGTAGACCCGAGTTTTTCATTACCTCGtgtggtctttacaaacaatgttatagtgttttgtttttcaattcacatgttgatgacacaacaaatgtcatgatatGAAATTActtatcagtgttttaagtatctttatactccatcctatccaactggttcacaagtctaactttcttgaattgacttcttatactgtaaatcttgctgaatcatattacctccccttatctttgtaccagaaaataacaatagccccccacctctttgctaatttaaaagagccttggcccccctatttttttcccacccccacctctacataaataatgaccatcccaacaattcaatgtttgtgtaaaatacaatattgtagctttcaactaccgtacagcatctcacattaaGTCCAAAAGACATTGGCGTGTATATTCCTTTAGTAAagttttgtaagaagacatcaaaacaaggaaagccaacataatgtataaaaactaactgcattcttttcgcgatgacataattctcagtatgagggaattaataattttatattaaagtgcattagtcagtctaattccaaaataattttaaccaccACACATATAATATctcagtaacacataaaaattgactATGAGTAAACTGTCTTACAAAAAAATGCCGTAAAACGAAAAGATTCAAGCTTTACTGACCTATCACAAACATGAACAGCtccaacatcttcaaatggtcgttCAAAACACCTCGAGCCACAGTCAacaaccagaagcattgcccatgcaacttctcagttattttcatcgaagaaatgaTCGGTTTGCCTTAAAACCACAACGTTCAGTTTTGAAACTATAGCCCACGAACACAAGATCATTTGTGTCCAAAACATCGATCAAAACTTGCGCATGTGCaaacgttattcagctctgtccaGTACCACTTGCCATGTGCCGTCATTGATAAACTTCGAAACAAATTCTTCAATTCCCTCATCTGTCTCGGTATCCACCAGATGCTTTGCTGCAAAAAATTCTTGCACCGTTAGGTGAGTGaaacagaattgggactttGGTGGGTCATTCAATGATCGCATTGATTGTATGTCTGGTAgtttgtgaagcagtccgcattcttccaacccactgacttcgcttgattcaaagagcagTCTTGCTTCCTTAATCCCTTTGAAAGCGATTTCTCCAAGTCTGTTGAAGAGTTTTTGAACTTCTTCAGGGAAGCTTTCAAATGGCTCATACATGTGcgttttcttcaacttttcgaGTTCCTCTAAAGACAAGTTTTCCCTGTTGTGTTTGAAGAAGACCATCTTTACGGTCATCTGATAAATGTCCGTTATTTTTGTCGGGAGCTGCTGGGAAGAACCGGacaggaaaatttgaagcaagcagtggcaaatgagaaaacagttcACTGGGATGTAGCACAATGAAAAGAGATTTGCgttggacttgatgtgttcccaaattttctcctttgctcCCGTGAAATCTTGAGAAAATCTCTCGACGTACTTCTCTACATTTGTGGACGTAAATCCGAGAATTTCCACTGTTCTTTGAAAAGTTACATGTTCAACATATTCCGCAGCTTTTGGTCTTGTTGTTGTTAGTATGCTCGCACCACGAAGAAGTTCTCCCGCCGCCAGTTTGTTATACAAAACGGAAAGTGGCATCTTTACTTCCACATTGTTCTGGTAAGTTTGGTCATCTTCTTGGGCGTTGATAtcctcttttcttgaatattcatccaGTCCATCAAAAATTAAGAGAACTTTGGTGGGTTCGTTTTGGACAAACTCCAAAACAGAATCATCCAAACGCTGGACTGTTTCTGCGCGAGCCAACAGCTCATGAAGGCTCAACTCTGCGTTATCATTAAAGCGCCTAAACTTTATGAGGAATACAATGTTGAAGTGAGATTTCTCGTGATGGTCTTCATTAAAAGCTTGATCAGTTGCCCAAAGACGAAGCATCTTCGTGCTCAATGATgtctttcctatcccaggacgGCCAACAACTAGAACATTTGCGTGCTTTTTGTCAATGATATCCTCTGCTTTTGCGAAGTGGCAGTCCTCTGCATTAGGCGGGTATTTTTTGAGCTGTTCCCGCCTATCTTTCTTAAGGCCATGGAGAGCTCTTCCTTCATGGATTGCTACATTGACATAAATCTCGTCGATTTTGAGATCATGTTTGGGGCCTTCGCCGGGATTTGGTCGTCGAAAAGGTTGCTTAAGATCACTCAGCTGCTCCGTGCGCCGCAAGCAATCCTCTTTCAGCGTCTGAATGATACTGGAGAAATCATTTGGTGCTTGAACGAGTTCTGGGTGTCCAGGAGACGTTATTTCAGCATTCCGTTGTCCTCCCGGGATGTTAACAGCTCGATGTTGTGGTTCCACTAATGGCATAGCTTCTGGTTGTTCTTGACGATGTTCGTCTGGGTTCGATTTCAAATGATCAACATAAAACTGCCAGTTCCCCTTTCTAGCTCGCGATAAGATCCAAAGAATCTCCAGGAAAGCAACTAATGCGAAAAATCCATTTGCGTATTTCACAGTTTCCATCCAGAAGTTCTTATCACCCGCTCGTTGGGTGAAACAGGGAAATGAATCGGCAGACTTTGTTTTGTTATGCAAAAATTGGCCCGAAATATCTTCGATCGAACAAGTAAAGTTTGCAGGGAATGTCTTGGAATAAAATAGTTCAGTCTCCAGGAAGACGATGAAAATAATCCTCAGAGCACAACTAACGGCAAGCTGACAAAAATATGCGAGGAAAAGGCAACAGCTTCTTCTTGGTTCGGCATCTTGGTGGCGGCGCTTGAGTTCTTCCACTATTGATTTGACACACTGGGAGTAAATCACGGACACAACTGGAATCACCCAGACGTTGACCATGATGAAGGCGTAAAGAGGAACTCCCAGTTTATTGTTTTGCTTCTGGTATTGATCGAAGCATTTTGCTCTGATGAAATCCTTGTCTATTTTGTCTCTTACATCACAGCGGAAATCAGAACTGGGTTCGCTGTTGTGCATATGTAGAAATCTTGCGGTGAGTACAGTTCCCAAAGCACTCCAGCCGATAACTGTTAAAAAACTGAGCTTGCTGAAAGTTGAATAAGATAGCAGCAACTTATCCATCTTATATCTGATCGTTCGCATTCGCTTCTGATCTGGGTGTGGGGGAAGACGTGGAAATGGCGTCAGTTTTGTATAGCGAGATTGACAAACTGGCTCTGCCCATTCCTATTTAAAGATTTTCGAGATTGACAGTGGATTGTTTCATTCTAttgaaattatttccaaataagGCATAGTGCACAACAATCACACGTTTCATGATCGATTAGGGCTGGTTCACATTttgacataagcataagcataagcataaacataagcataaCGAAAATATGTGTGAACCGGGATTACATAAGCATAACCTTAACTCCATCGACTGCCAGCCGGACCGGATGAAACATATTCACCCGCTTTCGGACAAATTACTTGCGCAgacattttttaaaacatatGAAAGCGACTGGGTTCAAAGTGTTTGAAAGTAACTGTTCCTTATGAGGAACTATGGGGTGccgtttgtaaatttattatttatttcacttttggtcgtttttttcgtgatatgttcttttatttatgataatttcATTACTGACTGTCCATTCTCACAAAGAAGCAATTTTACTATAAttggttatttgataaaaccattcttatatttattgagtatttaataaaaccaatcttacgttatttggttatttaataaaaccaatcttgcgttatttggttatttgatataaccaatcttgcgttatttggttatttgatataaccaatcttgcgttatttggttatttgatataaccaatcttgcgttatttggttatttgatataaccaatcttgcgttatttggttatttgatataaccaatcttgcgttacttggttatttgatataaccaatcttgcgttacttggttatttgatataaccaatcttgcgttatttggttatttgatataaccaatcttgcgttacttggttatttgatataaccaatcttggcGTCCGTTGGTTATTTATTCGATGAAACCATTATTAAGTTTAAGTGTTGGAaatcattaaaaattatttgtttcgcGTGTATCTTACATGTTTAATAGCTCAAAACCTTTTGACTTTATGAACGAGGCCAATGCCATTATTTCAAATAACCAATTTGATGACATTAGTTATTTGAAATAACCAAAGTGTCAAAGTTATCTTCAGACCTGATGAGTTCAAGACCTGACTAGCTCAGTTTCGCCCAGCAGTATTGCAGCATAAAGAAGGCATATAGTTTTGGTGGGAAGTTTGAGTAGGTTAAGTAAGGCAGAGTAAAAAAAGATGGCATACGCATCGACCCTCGAAACTACATTGTGCACAGCCGCTTCAAGAGCAATTAGAGAAGCCTTATCAATTGAAGAACCGAATGGGGATCAACAGGTGAGAGTCTATTTTCGATAATCGATTTATTGATTCAAGTAACTCGAAGCCATTATAGATGGTAGAATGTGGTTATAATCAGTGTCCGCTTCCGGCAATTCTTCTTTTCAATAAAACCTGGATCTAGAAACTggaaaattacattaaaatcaCCTTTTTGATTTGTGACCTAcacgcaaaatgaaaaatacgataccttttttcttgatttcactCGCGTTTATGAAACCTGAaataagtgcaaaatttttctcagacaaggtgaagttttttttttaggatttctCCCAGATATTACTCGAGTAAATTTTCTCAAGTTATTGTTCTATTTCAGTTCtcacgaaaaagtcaaaataagaaatttctcgagTTTCTTATAATTTTTAATGATTTCCAAcacttaaactaaataatggTTTCATCGAATAAATAACCAACGGACgccaagattggttatatcaaataaccaagtaacgcaagattggttatatcaaataaccaagtaacgcaagattggttatatcaaataaccaaataacgcaagattggttatatcaaataaccaaataacgcaagattggttatatcaaataaccaaataacgcaagattggttatatcaaataaccaaataacgcaagattggttatatcaaataaccaaataacgcaagattggttatatcaaataaccaaataacgcaagattggttatatcaaataaccaaataacgcaagattggttttattaaataaccaaataacgtaagattggttttattaaataaccaataaatataagaatggttttatcaaataaccaaTTATAGTAAAATTGCTTCTTTGTGAGAATGGACAGTCAGTAATgaaattatcataaataaaagaacatatcacgaaaaaaacgaccaaaagtgaaataaataataaatttacaaacggCGCCCCATAAGGAACCGTTTCTACAACTGGTCAGCTATTTATGGAACAATCGTTCTCAGCAACCGTGATTCCTCAAAGGTCATATTCTTGGAAAgcgataaaaaaaacaaaaaacaatgtaCTAGATTCGCTTACCAGTGAATTCAATTCCTTTTCTCAAGTAATTCTTTTTGCCTTATTGCCGACTTGAAAATTAGGTATCAGACAGAATAATATGGTGTGTCAAAAATTTTCGCGGTGTTCATTACCCTCgggctgaaaaacaaaacattgactTGTTGACATTGCTGTGTTGCTGTTAATATGAATCAAACAGCTATGAATAGCACAAATGAAGTATGGAACGTTAAAAGATCTAAATTATTGATCTTCTCTGAGGTGTCAAAGTCGTTCTGCTCGGATTCTTATTCAGTGTTTTcataaatcaatttattttccaTTACAGTTGTCGCGCAATTGCAAACAAGTCGCTGTCGTGATCATTGAGggggaaagcactagataacatcgacagagctgaataacgtttgcgcatgcgcaacttTTAGTCGATGTTTTGGACACTAATGATCTTGTGTTCGTGGGCTatattttcaaaactaaacgttGTGGTTTTAAGGCAATCCGGTCAtttctttgatgaaaataactgagaagttgcatgggcaatgcttctggttgttgactgtggctcgtggtgttgttttaaacgaccatttgaagatgttcatgtttgtgacaggtcagtaaAGCTTGAATCTTTTCGTTTTACGGCATTCTTTTGTAAgacagtttactcattgtcaatttttatgtgttactgagatattttatgtgtgctggttaaaattattttggaattagactgactaatgttcttaaaattatgaattccctcatactgagaattatgtcatcgcaaagaatgcagttagtttttatacattatgttggcttcccttgttttgacgtcttcttacaaaactgtactaaaggaacatacacgccaatgtcttttggatttaatgtgagatgctgtacggtagttgaaagctacattgtgttttacacaaacattgaattgttgggacggtcattatttatgtagaggtggggatgggaaaaaaatagggtAGCCAAGGCtcttttaaattagcaaagagggggcctattgttattttctggtacaaagataaggggaggtgatatgattcagcaagatttacagtataagaagtcaattcaagaaagttagacttgtgaaccagttggataggatggaatataaagatacttaaaacactgatactctgatttaatatcatgacatttgttgtgtcatcaacatgtgaattgaaaaacaaaacacaataacattgtttgtcATAACAAAAGTccattgtttgtaaagaccacaTGAGGTAATGAAAAACTCGGGTCTACACAATACACAgactttgtaaatttaagaggttagttgaaggttattaaaaatcatctaataatttgtagaagttGCCCTCTGTTatctccaaggagaaaaaacatctggcagctgttcttgtttctaacagttatcctttttctttcttgcggaaactcctcaagaccagaagaacacacaacagtgctgaacccaccaccgaattcaaatctactgcagtcttaccttatgtcaaaggtctgtccaaacaacttcaccgCTGTCTACAGCAACAGGGAgtgtgtgctgttttcaagtcggagactacgctaagctcttgggtattttagAGGTTATGCtggtgtaaaaattttgtacgtatgtgtggagcagcaaaaccactattaaataatgtgtatgcagtgatttaaatttctctttggttaaaaaacaatgtcaagccagtttagtttatcttcccttgtctcagagtaattatcataatctaagacaaagaaaaacaaaaagggccAGGGCTTTAAGCTTGAACAAAGctcttcatttttttaacagagggagctactttgtatttcattatatAATGATGGTACATtgacagctggaatttattgacttgtttgtcaagtgtattctctaagagcaaaatagagaaaaagttataaaaatactagtaatattagatttgtaaatgcacatgcaaggagtctgtttgaagaaattaaattttgcttagaatagataacttatgttagcagacagcctctctctgtgggcacatatcgaaaaaatgatgtactcaaatgaagtcagccTGGATATCTAtctagagaagataaaattctagggtattctatgattttttatgtaagatgtcatgtgtagaagtgttaggtgtatggtaatatacttatttatcgcatagttaacagattaagtatgtttatgctaattagtaacattgattttaattatctcatatatatatatatatatatatatatatatatatatatatatatatatatatatatttatttatatatatatatatatatatatatatatatatatatatatatatatatatatatatatatataaatatatagctattcgttccattgctgtattgtatagataactgatgaaggtctgaagaccgaaacgttttttaatatattttaaaattttttttagctccagaagttgtccgtccattggccttttttaactttatacttttaactacctaTGCCGTGGCTTGGACTGAGAATCCCTCCAGGATCCTTCTTGAAGCTTGACGTCTTCGTTGGCCCAGGAAGCCCCTTGAAACTTCTATTACTATTGACAATTTTGCTCCTGTCCGCCTGTGAATCATCCCTGCTGATTGATCCGAAGATGTCAAACCCAAATTGTATCTTAAATGCAGCTACTGTATGGAACAAGCTTACTA
This genomic window from Acropora muricata isolate sample 2 chromosome 2, ASM3666990v1, whole genome shotgun sequence contains:
- the LOC136909482 gene encoding uncharacterized protein; the encoded protein is MRTIRYKMDKLLLSYSTFSKLSFLTVIGWSALGTVLTARFLHMHNSEPSSDFRCDVRDKIDKDFIRAKCFDQYQKQNNKLGVPLYAFIMVNVWVIPVVSVIYSQCVKSIVEELKRRHQDAEPRRSCCLFLAYFCQLAVSCALRIIFIVFLETELFYSKTFPANFTCSIEDISGQFLHNKTKSADSFPCFTQRAGDKNFWMETVKYANGFFALVAFLEILWILSRARKGNWQFYVDHLKSNPDEHRQEQPEAMPLVEPQHRAVNIPGGQRNAEITSPGHPELVQAPNDFSSIIQTLKEDCLRRTEQLSDLKQPFRRPNPGEGPKHDLKIDEIYVNVAIHEGRALHGLKKDRREQLKKYPPNAEDCHFAKAEDIIDKKHANVLVVGRPGIGKTSLSTKMLRLWATDQAFNEDHHEKSHFNIVFLIKFRRFNDNAELSLHELLARAETVQRLDDSVLEFVQNEPTKVLLIFDGLDEYSRKEDINAQEDDQTYQNNVEVKMPLSVLYNKLAAGELLRGASILTTTRPKAAEYVEHVTFQRTVEILGFTSTNVEKYVERFSQDFTGAKEKIWEHIKSNANLFSLCYIPVNCFLICHCLLQIFLSGSSQQLPTKITDIYQMTVKMVFFKHNRENLSLEELEKLKKTHMYEPFESFPEEVQKLFNRLGEIAFKGIKEARLLFESSEVSGLEECGLLHKLPDIQSMRSLNDPPKSQFCFTHLTVQEFFAAKHLVDTETDEGIEEFVSKFINDGTWQVVLDRAE